In Pan paniscus chromosome 1, NHGRI_mPanPan1-v2.0_pri, whole genome shotgun sequence, the DNA window tagagatagggtttcaccatattggccgggctggtcttgaactcctgacttcagatgatctacctgccttggcctcccaaagtgctgggattacaggagtgagccaccgcacccagactcaCCTGAGCATCTTATTAAAACGCAGGTTCAGATTCTACAGATCTGAGGTTGGTCCTGAGATGCatcatttctaacaagctcctaggtgatgctgatgctgctggtttgCAAACTATACTTTGAATTGCAAGATTCTGATGTTGctttttgtaaaaaacaaacaaaatcccccaaaaccaaaacccaaaactttgtgtttatattttataatttttctgacCAAATTTTTACCTAATTTACTTACTGAATCCCAATTTAGTCTTTGGCTAACAATTGGGCATTCAAATCTTTGCTGAGGAATGCATGTGTTCTATATCATAATCAATATCTTTAGAAACAATTCCCTTAATTAAAGGCACCCACAATTTTTAGTATTATctgtagaattttaattttattttattgtgataaatGGCTCTTTATGCAATGGAAATGTTGCCAGAGTCCCTGTTCTTGAACACCTCTTAAACCAAATGCCATTTAAATGACCACAGACTAAATACAAAGTAGGTAAATGCTTACAGGGAAAGGGGAAAGTGGATCAAGGTAGAAAAAAGACAATTTGTTTTAAACACTTTTAATACAACTTGTTCTCTCTCCCCTTAAACAAGTTTAAAACAACGTAAAGCACAGATGCttgtctgaaagaaaaagaaatcatttgcACAGCCCCTGTTTTCCAGCTTGGTGCCCTTTGATGGGTGGTGAGTGGTAGCGATGTGGCCCAGTAAGACGGCACAGTCACTCTTCCTGCAGGTCAGAATCTTCCTAGGCTGTTGCTCTTCCAAGGTACTCTGAGTCCTGAGATGGTGGCCTGGGGTTTTGTTTCCTAAGAAGTAGTTGCCATTATTTTGATTCATCCTACTGTtctaaccaaaacaaaaaccaaaaaactccaaATGGTAACAGATATTCATATACCTGGACATCCAAGTCAGTGAGTGTCACGTGGCTTCCAGATTTGCATCTGTGCTGCAGTAGTCTTTCTTCCTGGCAGGTGTACTTTTGCATGTGATGGGAGATGCCCTGGGGTCCGTGGTTGTGGTCATCACGGCCATCATATTCTATGTGCTTCCCCTGAAGAGTGAGGACCCGTGTAACTGGCAGTGTTACATTGACCCCAGCCTGACTGTCCTCATGGTCATCATCATTTTGTCATCTGCCTTCCCGCTTATCAAGGAGACCGCTGCCATTCTGCTACAGATGGTCCCAAAAGGAGTCAACATGGAAGAGCTGAGTAAGTAGACTGAATTTTGATCCAGAACCACTCTCAATTTAATGTTATTCAGGCCAAAGGACAAGCATTATTTAAGAGCAGTGTTTGAGTTATGTATTCTGAAACACCTTAAATCACCAGGAGGTAGAGACGTCATCATACGTTTTATAGCCTATTAAGATGACTCAGCTCCAAGTACCAAAGGTCCTTTGCAATCCGTGATTCTCTGACTCAACTGCAAATTTTTAAGAATGCAATACTtggtctgggcgcggtggctcacgcctgtaatcctggcactctgggaggcagagatgggtgagtcacctgaggtcagaagttcaagaccagcctgaccaacatggtgaaaccctgtctctactaaaaatacaaaaaaattagccaggcgtggtagcacacgcctgtaatcccaactactcgggaggctgaggcaggagaatcgcttgaacccaggaggcggaggttgcagggagctgagattgcaccactgcactccagcctgggtgacagagcgagactctgactcaaaaaaaaaaaaaaaaaaaggaaagaaaaaaaagaaaagaatgcaacGCTTGGATAATACCTATTCCTGGGCTACTTACTTTCGTgtcaaagatttattttaattcaaataagGCCATTTCTGCCaagaactttattttattctccttatTCTAAAAACACAAATCATTCATATTCTAGACCCTGCTTTCTAGTTAATGCGTGCATGCAAGTCACTGTGTCTCTCACAACACTGCCCAGAGCTGCAGGCAGAGCAGGtggcaggagagggaaggagacagaagaGCAGACATACAGCATTGCCTTTGCCTTCCCAGGAGCTAGTTCATTTCCCAATTGAGGAAATAAGATAAACATATACAAAGAAATTTGTGATATATACTGGATATGTTTTTAgtaaagtaatatatttaaaaacagatatttttaaaaatagagggcTACTTtttgtgactcatgcctgtaatctcaccactttgggaggctgaagtggaaggattgcataaggccaggagttcaagaccagcctgggcaacatagtgagacctcatttttagaaaaataaaaaaaaatattttttataaataaataaaaaagtaaaggttgtagtgtgtgcctgtggtcccagctactcagtaggctgaggtgggaggatcactggagccctggagtttgaggctgtagagAGCCATaaatatgccactgcactccagcctgggagacagggcaagactctgtctctaaaaaaaacaaaaaaaaacccctgcaAGATAGTAATAACGATAGCAATATTTTCATAGCATTTACTGCATGCTAGAAATGTaagtgttctaagtgctttacttataataatgcattttaatccttaaaataatacaaaaaggtactattatcatttctattatacagataaggaaactgaggcacagggaggttagGTAATTGCCTAACGTCATGCAGTTAGTAAATGTCTAAACTAGGATTCAAACTAGCTGACTGCAAAACCTTTGCTCAAATCAGCATTGAATACCATCTCTCTAAATACGTACTCATTTTGGAAAGtatagaaaatacagagaagcCTAAATGAGATAATAGAAATCTTTCATAATTTGACCGTGGAAACTaccactgttaatattttcttctatatgcGGTGTAAAAAGAAAGATCATACCATACACACAGTTTAGCAATttgctttttcacttaaaaatacctTATGTACATTTCTTCATATCCTTAAATATGCAACTTACTTTTAAACAACTATATCCTATTCCATTACATCATTGATTTAACTATTTCCTTGTTGGTTCCATCTTTTTAATGAACACAAGGAGCATTGTCCAAACCATTCTTGTACATACatatttggttatttcttttagGTTAAACTTTTAGTACTAGAATTGATAGTAAAGGTTTTTTTTGATCCATGTTGCCAAATTATCCCTTTTAAGAAAAGGCATTGCACTTTATACTACTATGGGAAGTTCATTCAAGTGTCCATTCCCTTGTATACTCAGCAACCCTGGGGACTTTTTTCTTGTCGTTGTTAGACTTACTTTCTTAAATGACTTTGTGTGGGCTAACAATGTGTGGAGAAAGAAGGTTAAGGGCAAATGTACCCATAGAGGTAGAACTAATTTCTTCCAGCTGTTCTTAGTAAGTAGGCAGCCATTTTGGTGAGAATGCTTAACGGAACCATATCCCTCCTGTAGTTCCATGTTTCAAATGCAGCGCTCACCTTGGCTTTTGTTTGCTCTTCTCTGTTATAGTGAGTAAACTCTCTGCTGTGCCTGGAATTAGCAGTGTACATGAAGTGCACATCTGGGAACTTGTAAGTGGAAAGATTATTGCCACCCTGCACATCAAGTATCCTAAGGACAGGGGATATCAAGATGCCAGCACAAAAATTCGAGAAATCTTCCACCGTGCGGGAATCCACAATGTGACCATCCAGTTTGAAAATGTGGACTTGAAGGAATCCCTGGAGCAGAAGGACTTACTGTTGCTCTGCAACTCACCCTGCATCTCCAAGGGCTGTGCTAAGCAGCTGTGTTGTCCCCCCGGGGCACTGCCTCTGGCCCACGTCAATGGCTGTGCTGAGCACAATGGTGGGCCCTCTCTAGACACATACGGAAGTGATGGCCTCAGTAGAAGAGACGCAAGAGAAGTGGCTATTGAAGTGTCTTTGGATGGCTGTCTGAGTGACCACGGACAAAGTCTTAACAAAACTCAGGAGGACCAATGTTATGTCAACAGCACGCATTTTTAATCTGGTACTCACATAATCAGACCATATAGACGAGGCACTTTGGAACCACAAGCTTGGCTCACAAAAAGAGCTTTCTGGGTTGTAGGCCCAGACTAGACTTGCAGCGTGCATGCTCTGTGTTCACTAGGGGTTGGCTGTTTGGGATTTTAGTTAAACGTGTCTGTGAATTTTTATGTAActaactcctttccattcccctggGTGTCTCATGCTGCTCTTTGACTGTTTCAGCTTGAACATGCATTTTCTAAAGCAAACTGCACTAGTGTATATATCAGGGACATTAAAGTCTGGGACTGGGGCTCAATAGCTGCGGATACAGTGTTCAAAGAAGTTCTTGTTTCTAAACTGATTAGAACTTCTAGCTAATGCTCAGGTGAGATCATAGCTTAAATACATTGAAAAAACTAAAGTACCACAATAGCTGTATTTTTCCCAATCCCCTTAACAATCATAAAAGAGGCAAGTTAAGTATTTCTGGCACTgaagaaatatcttttttctttgatacatttttgaataaatataaaatgaataactaTTAAGGTAGAAAATATTCTCAGAACATTCTAGAGGAGGTAAAGGTTAGTAGGAGGGCGTTGGCCATCTCTACATTTTGTGAGGTGAGAGAAAACTAATGTTTACTTTCTGCTGTGAACTGAACTGCAGCTATAGAATGTTTCAAATgcttaaatatataatacatttttttccatggAAGTGAGGGAATATTTCAGCTTCCTTAAGTATGACACAAATACTCATATACTGTCTTTTAGAGTCAGTATAGTTGGAGTTGTTTTCATTTAGTGCTTTGATaatgatttacttatttttccaaatttccttTGACTTTTCTTTCATACGATTGCATTGATCTATGCAGCATTTACCAGAAAAGAGTATTCCTGGGATAGCAGAATGCATAACACTGAGTGTTAATTCTTGCGAAATAAATAAGCTAGACTGCCTTCTCTttaattagatatttttaaagtatttattatagTTGTCAACTAGTAACTCAATGAAAAAGTTGATGCCCAAGGGAGAAATGAGAATTAGCTTAATTGCTGCCTTTAATGTGTTTTTGAGgaacttaaaattttctttcatgtCTCTGATCCATATTACCaagttcaaataaaatttttataatcggATTCAGACCCATAACCAAACTATGCTGGTAGTAGAGAAGCATCTGTCATGTATTTAACACATTGCTCAGACATCAGTATTTAAATCAGAACAGTCTCACAGGTATGAGAAAATGGGAAGTGCCTCACTAGACAACTAGTATCATCTCTGGTAGACTTCAAGGTTGTCTGAAAATAACCATCTCTTAGTGTGTAAAGTCCTGTTCAGAATCTGCACAGGATTTTTCAGAAGTGCTGGGTTGATAATGAAGGCACCATCCACAGTTTTTTAGAACAAACATCATATTTAAACAATATATCTTAGTCCTAAATTTGAAGGCTAAAATAAATAAGCAGCTATGATCCGTAGGataggaaattattatttttttctttttttgtagagacagggtctcgctatgttgcccagctggccttgaactcctagcctcaagtgattctcccgccttggcctcccaaagcactgggagaacaggcatgagccactgcacctggccaggaaatTTTTTATTCCTTGAAAATGTATTATCTGAGTTTAAATTGGCTGTGAAGTAGGTAAATAGAAAAATgcctaaaaatgtttttatttctaggaGCTTATTGGGCTAGGTTATATGCACTTTATAAGCTCAAAGGGGTTAATAAGtaagaatttctatttttagtattaaAAGTGTGGCATGTACTCACACAAAACAGTGCATCCTTTTAAGAAACTCAGCATGGAGATCAGTGGGCCAGATTCTCCTACATAAACATTGGTTGAAATTCCTTAGagccaaaaaagaaatttttctctGACTTCCAAATTTGAAGGTCTAATTTGATTTCACATCATTCTGCCTTTATTAAAAGGGAAAATTATAATTTCACAGTTTTTGTGCAACTGGCTGAAGGAATGGATATTAGTTTGCATTTAAACACTGTTCTttaatctctaaaatatttttctgggtaAGAAAAGGCACTTAATTCCACTGTAATTAAACCTAACTTCAGAAAAGTATCTTGATAGACAGTTATACCAGATTATGGCCTGGAGTCAATATGAAATAATACCTTTTTAAGACAGTTTGGCTGACTGCATTTAATAATGTCCAATCATGCTAAGTGCAATAATTTTGTATTGGGTTGAGTGGCTTGCATTTGCCACCTGTGGCACGTGATGCCTGCTGTATGCTATTTTCACTTGGGTTTCACTCTCTCTTTAATTGTCCTGCCTTTTAATTATCCCAAGGAAATacaagagttttctttttccctttaaatCAGCCCTGCTTGGTGGCAGTAGCAGCTGATAAATAGATTTAAAACAGCACTGTTTTCCTTTAAGATTAGAAAAACACTGGCACTCAGTTTGGTGCTCCTGTATACTTAGGTTATTTACAGAAAATCCCCTCCTCCCCgcctttttttaaagaactgacataattttttgtttttgtttgtttgtttttttgagacggagtcttgctctgtcgcccaggctggagtgcagtggtgctatctcagctcactgcaagctctgcctcctgggttcaccccattctcctgcctcagcctcccgagtagctgggattacaggtgctcgccaccacgcccggctaattttttgtatttttagtagagatcgggtttcaccatgttagccaggatggtctcgatctcctgacctcgtgatccgcccaccttggcctcccaaagtgctgggattacaggcgtaagccactgcgcccagccagaactgACATAATTTTTAAGTCTACGGCATATTTTGTGTGTCAGCTCAGGGACCAGTTGTCCTGTGTGCTAACCTAGCCTTCTACACGGCCCTACTGCACTTCTGTTTCTATAGAAACAGTCCTTTCCACATTATTTTAGCATTGGCCATAGGAAATACTGTCTGCTTCATTTTCTGAATCTCAacattgtttttgaaaatataattaatttttttcatgatatTGGGCCATTATGAATACCTACAGGCTCCATTgttgacagaaaataaaattactctcTTCttgataaaatatcaataaagtaGGGAGACATTATTTGAGGAAGAATTAAGAATATTCTccatatttagttcttttttttttttcttttttttttttttttgccattggcagAGCAAATTCCAGTGGTGGTAAATCAAGAACTCTAAAGTTCAGTAGAGAGAGGTGTTTTGAATGTCAAGGAAATCACTGAGGTAGATTTGGGATTACAATAAGACAGCTGCCCTGTGAGGTCATAAGAGCTTTTGTGAGGCTTACTCCAGGGGTTCTCAGTCTTGGCATTACTGACATTTTGAATTGGATGTGTTCTTGCTCTTGATGTGTGGGTtgtgtattgtaggatgtttagcagcacccCTGACCGCTATGCATAAGTGCCGGTACTGTCcccccaagttgtgacaaccaatgtctccagacattgccacatATAACCTGGGAAAAAAAATTGCCCCAAGTTCTGAGCCACTGGGTAGAACTAAGGATAGTTTAGGGACAATGTTAATGAAAGCCTCTCCAAAGTCCCATAgtctttttaataattaattctGCAGAATTTgctctttaaaaacatatttttaaaggcaaGACCAGCCTATTCATAAAAATTGCAGTTGTTTCCACATAAGAACTTtggatatttaaagaaaaatgtaatttgaaaTGAAAAGCCCTTATAAATCCCTTTATACTTATCAGTCATTATAACagtaaatgaaatgaagaaaaagcatttggtgtCACTCTTCTGTGCTGATCTCTTTAACTCCTGAATATCCTCAATTTGATGAGCCCACTATCAAATGAGACTGGATAGTTATCAGCACAATTGATTCATGGGGTTGAGATGTTTAAATCTCCTTCATATTTAAAATGATCGATTTTAAACTTGATGTTGTTAATTCTTCTTAGTTCCTGGTAAGCAGCTCATCTTAGTGCTAATGACAAGTTCAGatgttaaaaaaatctttatcatTTATGGCTAATTTTATCCTTTGCCAAATCATATCTATTTTCTTCAAGAGAGCAAaatacatttcctgatttcaaagtattctgtttttaaatatatcttcacATTCCTGTAGTAaaagactgcaaaaaaaaaaaaacaaaaaacaaactgatGTAGAAAAAATGAAGAGACATGACCTGATTTGAATTTTGAGTTTGGATGAATGATCGCGGACTGCATGCCTGCTCTATAGAAGTCATGCACCTGATAAAGTGTCACGTATTTGTGCTTCTTAGTTTATTTACCCTCGAGTAGCCACAGGTAGAAATGAGGTTGTCAAACCAGGAATATAGTTTCTCAAGTGGAAATTGCATTGAAAGATAATCCTCAATGTAATCTGCATGTTCTTACCCATCTGGAGTTTAGATAATGCAGACGAGTCATTTTCTGGTGCTtctcttttcatgtgttttatttcGTACCTTTTTGTTTACATGGAACTTTCTTGAATGTTTGCTAGATGATCAACTGTCACCTCTTAGTACAAAGCCATGCCAGACACTGCACCTACTCTGCACTCTAATGAGAACAATCCGGAAAGGATGATTTTCAAGGGAGAGTGACCTCTTCCTGGAGATCTGAGGTTATGTTACAGTATTGTGGAGTTTTGTTGCTTAAAATTCTCCTCCTGTCCTCACAGGCAATTTTGCTAGAGTTGCAATCCTCACATTTGAGAGAACTGTCAAAACTCTAAGACATAAAGTTTAAATAACTCATTAATAATTGCATGTGAATCCCCCAGTAATGTATGTACATGAGCATACCTTTCAAAGATGTTCAATGgtgctgtaaataaaatttttttaaaaaatagaaacatgacTGAGATATGTCTGTGGCAATTAAACAGATAACTGAAAGTAGCAGAACTCATTTTGTCTTTGTCACTTACCCTGGTAAGTTTATTATTCAGTAACTCCTTGGGTTGGTTTTAATAATTTGGgcctatttctgtttttctgttttgctagTCTCCTTCACACCccttcttctgtcacccaggctggagtgcagtggcaccatctgggctcactgccacctccgcctcccagattcaagcgattctcctgcctaagcctcctgagtagctgagattaacggcgcctgccaccatgcctggctaattttttatttttagtagagacggggtttcaccatgttggctaggctggtcttgaactcctgacctcaagtgatccaccctcctcagactcccaaagtgctggcattacaggcatgagccaccatgccccgccctgATTTGGTTTTCTAGAAAGACCGTTTTGGCCCTGGGCTCTGACCGATTTGGCTCAGTAGGCTTCGTGTAGAAGGGAAAGCTGTTTGGATTCAGGGAAGATAGAGAGGCCTGGCTTATTTTGGAGAGGGTCTCTGGATTTGAAATCTCTCCAATGGATTGACTGTAATCTTTATAAATGTTGGATTAGAGGAACAATCTTCCAGTTTTTTCAATTGCTTTTATCAATTAATTGATTTATCAGCATACACTTATTGCAAAGTGTGTGCAAGTGATTCTTGTCTTCAAGGAGTTTATAGTCCACATGTGAAGTTAAGTAAGGCCGTGCAACTTAGTGGGAGTTTAAGGGCAGCTGTGTATAGCCTGTGATTGCTCAGATAACCTTGTGCTGGATGCGTTCTGGTGCTCAAATGTGCACATTCCAACCCCTGGGTAGCGTCTGCAATAAAAGGGGGCTACACGACATTTCATGACTATCAGTTTCTTTCAACAATAAGAGTCTGTAGCATGAAGCAGAGgactgaacccaggagttagagtaCAGACTCTCTATTCCACTGAGAATCCCACCTACCCTCTGTCTCCTACCCTGCAGAATAGTTTTTTCATACCACTATTATGTTGTAACATTAAGTTATGCATTTACTTATTTTCAGTCTCTCTCACTAGATAAGGCTTTACATAATCCACCACTGTGTTCTTCAGCCCCTATCACAGTATttggaacagtacctggcacatagtggtagctccataaatatttactgaatgaatgaatgaatgaatgaaacaaacaCAAGAATGAAGGAAAATTTCAACTCTTGGTGTTAGTAGTTACAGGCTTCGAACAAATTCTATAACTTcattgagcttcagttttcttatttataaatgagGCTAATGATGAAAACCTGTGGTACCTACCACAGGGTTGTAGGAATTAAAGGAGACGATGCATATGAGAACAGATTTAAATGTCAATGGATCTTATTCTTTCACACTTTCAATCTGGCATTCATATTTTTCCTGTTCTTATCCTGCCTCCTGCCATCTAGGTAACTCCATTTTGTCAATTAATTAAACATCAATGCTAAACAGCACTAAATGGTAGTATAAGCAACAGGGTgaaagtgaagaagaaagaatgaagagtCAAGGACAGCTTCACAGAAGAGCTGGCATTTGAAATCAGCTGTGGAGTGGTTCAGCGagtggagaaagagggaaaggacCTTCCGAATTGAGAGCTTAGTTTTAATTCTTTAGGCAATTGCCCTTAAAGCTTTGGTGGGAGGAGTGTGAGAGGGCAAATTGGGGAAATGCCAagaatggaatattttcagaagacaATTTTCTCCAAAAATCTTCCTCAGCTGCTCTATGTTGCTCTGTACAGAGCGTTTCACCTGACACGCACTGAGCCACTAGCATCTCCAGTCCTGCCCAGGATGCTGAGCTCCATCAGAGAAGGACTCACTGTTGTTAagtcaagtttagcctaaagctgcctccttacatatttaacttcagcctaaaggtttctctgtacatcatGAACTATAGCTAGTGGAAGTGGAACCAGATTGTAGCCCACACTTGCGCCAGTCaccgagttttggccaatcaaatgtggctctgttcccaggctgcagtgcagtggcccaatcctggctcactgcaactttcgcctcccaggttcaagccattctcctgcctcagcctcccaagtagttgggactacagggacaggccaccataccaggctaagttttctgtatttttagtagagacagggtttcaccatgttggcccaatggtcttgaactcctgatctcaggtgatccacccacctcggcctcccaaagtgttgtgatcacaggcgtgagccaccatgcccagcctatcctAATTTTGAAATCAGCTTTCCTTGACTCttctctgttcctttcagtgGGAGCATGCTGCCCCAGATTCCCCCTTACCCCCTGGCTTATCCCCACAAACCAGCTCAAACCTTGCAGCCATGTTTAATGCTGCCTTTACTCTTATCCTATGTCTAACTCATCATTATGCTCAACTAATGCTCCCTGCAAAGTACTACTCATGTCAGcgcctcctttccattcctgccTGTTCCTCAGGTTCAGCTGTATCACCTCAGCCTGTACTGTTGCAGGAGCCTCTTGGCCAGCTCCCAGCCACCCCTAAACTTCCTCTTGTCAACCCTCTTGCTTCCCTCTGCTCCAGGAGGAGGGACAAACTCCCCCAGCCTGTCACTGTGGTTTCCTTCTCACCCCAGCACCCCCCAGGGTTTATCTTCTTCAGCAGACAAGCAGAGCACAAAGATACCTAAGGAAGTTAGAATGTGAGAGGGTGCAAGGATGCATTTTCTCTATAGGTTAGTGAATCGAGTTTTGTATGAGCTGGGGAGAGAGTATTATAGAGTAGTCTGTTTCTTCTATGCCAaaagtctttcttcttttttttcttttttctttttgatttttacatTACACTTACcaagttatttcttttctggtttcTCTTTCTGGCTGACTTCCTTTTCTATGTGAGTGTGTCATTTTGCCCCAAAGCTGACTTCCTGTGGATGACCAACTGCGACCTTCCTTGACTAGTGTCCTGATTCCAGAGCACACTCTGATATTGACATATCCCATGAGCGTAAGCAGAGCCATGGCCTCTCTCATCTTGTGTGAGGCAAAAAAGAGGGTGGACTTTCCTTTATCTCATATTTTCACCACATGGTCACATATGTGGCTGTGACATAATAATGAACTCCAATATAGAGCCAAAATATTTGGCACATTGCACAATTCTTTTAGGCTTGAAAATGCAAGAGTAGATTTGCATGGGATTTATAACCACAGGGCTGGGTGGGGACGAGGTGAAGGTGGGGGAGCAAATTGTCCCAGGGGCTAAGGTCGATAGAGGCTTGCAGTGGTGCTGATAACAACCAGGTCTCCTATCTGCCTCAGAAAACTGGGGCCAAAAGAAGACCACGAGTCTGTAGATGTCATCTGATGCCCAAaagcattcagaaaaaaaaactgttgacTCTTTTGGAAGGCATGATGATTGAGAATGTTTTATAGCATTTACTTTCCATTGTTAAAAACTGCACTATTGGCTGGGCGccgtggatcacgcctgtaatcctagcactttgagaagccaaggcgggtggatcacttgaggtcaggagttcaagaccagcctggccaacatggtgaaacctcatctctactaaaaataaaaaaattagccaggcatggtggtgggcacctataatcccagctattc includes these proteins:
- the SLC30A10 gene encoding calcium/manganese antiporter SLC30A10 isoform X1; the protein is MGRYSGKTCRLLFMLVLTVAFFVAELVSGYLGNSIALLSDSFNMLSDLISLCVGLSAGYIARRPTRGFSATYGYARAEVVGALSNAVFLTALCFTIFVEAVLRLARPERIDDPELVLIVGVLGLLVNVVGLLIFQDCAAWFACCLRGRSRRLQQRQQLAEGCAPGAFGGPQGAEDPRRAADPTAPGSDSAVTLRGTSVERKREKGATVFANVAGDSFNTQNEPEEMMKKEKKSEALNIRGVLLHVMGDALGSVVVVITAIIFYVLPLKSEDPCNWQCYIDPSLTVLMVIIILSSAFPLIKETAAILLQMVPKGVNMEELMSKLSAVPGISSVHEVHIWELVSGKIIATLHIKYPKDRGYQDASTKIREIFHRAGIHNVTIQFENVDLKESLEQKDLLLLCNSPCISKGCAKQLCCPPGALPLAHVNGCAEHNGGPSLDTYGSDGLSRRDAREVAIEVSLDGCLSDHGQSLNKTQEDQCYVNSTHF
- the SLC30A10 gene encoding calcium/manganese antiporter SLC30A10 isoform X2; protein product: MGRYSGRSFRLILMCVVSILLFVMELVIAYVGNSLSLASDAFAVLSHFVSMIIGFFGVRASNIKQHKKSTYGFLRADVVGAFGNTIFAVALMFSILVEAIKRYINPQKTEEPILVLSAGIIGLFFNVLNYVIFLDCCYCAAPKPQGDMEAGDSFNTQNEPEEMMKKEKKSEALNIRGVLLHVMGDALGSVVVVITAIIFYVLPLKSEDPCNWQCYIDPSLTVLMVIIILSSAFPLIKETAAILLQMVPKGVNMEELMSKLSAVPGISSVHEVHIWELVSGKIIATLHIKYPKDRGYQDASTKIREIFHRAGIHNVTIQFENVDLKESLEQKDLLLLCNSPCISKGCAKQLCCPPGALPLAHVNGCAEHNGGPSLDTYGSDGLSRRDAREVAIEVSLDGCLSDHGQSLNKTQEDQCYVNSTHF
- the SLC30A10 gene encoding calcium/manganese antiporter SLC30A10 isoform X3, giving the protein MMKKEKKSEALNIRGVLLHVMGDALGSVVVVITAIIFYVLPLKSEDPCNWQCYIDPSLTVLMVIIILSSAFPLIKETAAILLQMVPKGVNMEELMSKLSAVPGISSVHEVHIWELVSGKIIATLHIKYPKDRGYQDASTKIREIFHRAGIHNVTIQFENVDLKESLEQKDLLLLCNSPCISKGCAKQLCCPPGALPLAHVNGCAEHNGGPSLDTYGSDGLSRRDAREVAIEVSLDGCLSDHGQSLNKTQEDQCYVNSTHF